In Tachysurus fulvidraco isolate hzauxx_2018 chromosome 1, HZAU_PFXX_2.0, whole genome shotgun sequence, a single window of DNA contains:
- the iba57 gene encoding putative transferase CAF17 homolog, mitochondrial, whose amino-acid sequence MCVSVSVSAVFMNMATLLRGVLRVSRSARAHSSVIRRYGTGEMLWTCHTLTHRDLIKVHGQDTHSYLQGLITNDISALEDSGHTALYTHLLSVQGRTLYDVMLYSLKDSSYGLSCVLLECDSSVVNSITRHLKMYKIRRKVSVEVCPDLSLWALLGLNTHHAEGSQPEPEPELRKKDGVVAMVQDPRTSLMGWRLITRNQEKPSEIITACNHGNTEDYHRHRYKIGVPEGVQDLPPGEALPLESNLVFLNGISFSKGCYIGQELTARTHYTGVVRKRLMPLSLSVPVENLPMGGAIEASQGKVAGKLRSGVGELGLGLVRLSHAKEKLTVSSTQGEGVTVTASVPDWWPKDMKDKL is encoded by the exons atgtgtgtttccgTGTCAGTCTCAGCGGTGTTTATGAACATGGCGACGTTATTGCGCGGTGTTCTTCGGGTGTCAcgcagcgcgcgcgcacacagcaGTGTTATTAGGCGCTATGGCACAGGAGAGATGTTATGGAcatgtcacacactcacacacagggatCTGATCAAAGTCCACGGTCAGGACACACACTCCTACCTGCAGGGTCTCATCACTAATGATATCAGCGCTCTGGAGGACAGCGGACACACTgctctgtacacacacctgctcaGCGTGCAGGGGAGAACCCTGTATGACGTCATGCTCTACAG TCTGAAGGACAGCAGCTATGGCCTGAGCTGTGTCCTCCTCGAGTGCGACAGCTCTGTGGTAAACTCCATCACACGCCACCTGAAGATGTACAAGATCCGCCGTAAAGTGTCGGTGGAGGTGTGTCCGGATCTGTCGCTGTGGGCGTTATTgggactgaacacacaccatgctgAGGGGTCACAACCAGAACCTGAGCCCGAGCTGAGGAAGAAAGATGGGGTGGTTGCAATGGTCCAAGATCCCAGAACCTCTCTGATGGGCTGGAGACTGATAACCAGGAACCAGGAGAAACCCTCAGAAATAATCACTGcgtgtaaccatggcaacactGAGGACTATCATCGCCATCGCTACAAGATCG GTGTGCCCGAGGGTGTACAGGACCTCCCTCCAGGTGAAGCTCTGCCTCTGGAGTCCAACCTTGTCTTTCTGAATGGGATTAGCTTCTCTAAAGGCTGCTACATCGGACAGGAGCTCACGGCTCGCACACACTACACGGGCGTGGTCCGTAAACGCCTCATGCCTCTCAGCCTCTCTGTACCTGTGGAGAACCTGCCGATGGGGGGCGCAATTGAGGCATCACAGGGGAAAGTGGCAGGGAAACTAAGGTCTGGGGTCGGGGAGCTCGGGCTGGGCCTCGTTCGGCTCAGTCACGCCAAAGAGAAGCTCACGGTGTCATCCACTCAGGGGGAAGGAGTAACAGTCACAGCGTCAGTGCCAGACTGGTGGCCCAAGGACATGAAGGACAAACTGTAA